The following proteins are encoded in a genomic region of Desulfosporosinus youngiae DSM 17734:
- a CDS encoding dihydrofolate reductase family protein, protein MDRPYIFCHMMTSVDGKIMGSYMETPEGNAAGDVFYNIAFGSNPHYKHQGWLSGRVTTDDNFTLYRKPVLDENVPLVRSGDFVALPNAPMYYVSVDPSGKLGWESNTLTYGDTTAHVLEVLTGKASNAYKAFLRKLGISYIIAGEDSLDYALAMEKLKTLFGIETLMLGGGGVLNWSFIQAGMCDELSVVIAAAADGSSETPALFETRGGMATNKAVGFTLKSAEVKDGGSVWLRYRINK, encoded by the coding sequence ATGGACAGACCTTATATCTTTTGCCACATGATGACTTCCGTAGATGGGAAAATCATGGGCTCCTATATGGAAACACCCGAAGGCAATGCGGCAGGCGATGTGTTCTACAACATTGCATTCGGCAGCAATCCCCATTATAAACATCAAGGGTGGTTATCCGGCAGAGTGACCACCGATGACAATTTTACACTTTACCGCAAGCCTGTACTGGACGAGAATGTCCCGCTGGTACGGTCGGGCGACTTTGTTGCCCTTCCCAATGCACCAATGTACTATGTTTCGGTAGACCCTTCCGGCAAGCTGGGCTGGGAAAGTAATACGCTGACCTACGGTGATACCACTGCCCATGTGCTGGAGGTGCTCACCGGAAAAGCAAGCAATGCCTATAAAGCTTTTCTGCGCAAGCTGGGCATCTCTTACATCATTGCCGGCGAGGACTCTCTGGACTATGCCCTCGCCATGGAAAAGCTGAAAACTTTGTTTGGCATTGAAACCCTGATGCTGGGCGGCGGAGGCGTTCTGAACTGGTCGTTTATACAGGCGGGTATGTGTGATGAGCTGAGTGTTGTCATTGCTGCGGCCGCCGATGGTTCCTCAGAAACTCCTGCGCTATTTGAGACACGGGGCGGCATGGCAACAAATAAAGCGGTCGGCTTTACCCTCAAAAGTGCTGAAGTCAAGGATGGCGGCAGTGTTTGGCTGCGCTATAGGATTAACAAATAA
- a CDS encoding cupin domain-containing protein gives MINTQDFKSIFPTGVKNDAYAKYFVGQSYLNMLTTTGVGIGNVTFEPGCRNNWHIHHKGGQILLVTAGRGYYQEWGQPARELHPGDVVNIPPEVKHWHGAAPDSWFAHLAVEVPAEGASNEWLEAVSDEDYAKLK, from the coding sequence ATGATAAATACGCAAGATTTTAAGAGCATTTTTCCCACAGGAGTAAAAAACGATGCTTATGCAAAATATTTCGTTGGACAAAGCTATTTGAATATGCTGACTACCACAGGAGTGGGAATCGGCAACGTGACGTTTGAACCGGGCTGCCGAAACAACTGGCACATTCATCACAAGGGCGGGCAGATTCTGCTTGTAACCGCAGGCCGGGGCTACTATCAGGAGTGGGGACAGCCTGCAAGGGAACTACATCCCGGTGATGTGGTAAATATCCCGCCGGAGGTGAAGCATTGGCATGGAGCGGCACCGGATAGCTGGTTTGCCCATCTTGCCGTTGAGGTTCCCGCCGAGGGAGCATCCAATGAATGGCTGGAGGCTGTATCTGACGAGGACTATGCTAAATTAAAATAG
- a CDS encoding GNAT family N-acetyltransferase → MKTVKLKDGSEIVIRKAEVDDAEQMDLFKQYISQESDFLSYGANEIEESAESQARLIQSANLAENSVIILAIVNEEIAGFVTFNGGFRVRKKHSGDMGIAVRKKYWGKGIGNLLVEALIEWARNTETVRKINLLTRTDNTTAISLYEKYGFIKEGILTRDVCINGVFYDSFSMGFFID, encoded by the coding sequence ATGAAAACGGTGAAGTTAAAAGACGGCTCAGAAATTGTGATTCGAAAGGCGGAGGTGGATGATGCTGAACAGATGGATCTGTTCAAACAATATATCAGCCAGGAATCGGATTTCCTCTCCTATGGAGCAAACGAAATAGAAGAATCAGCTGAGTCTCAAGCTCGGCTGATTCAATCTGCTAACTTAGCAGAGAATTCCGTGATTATACTTGCCATAGTTAATGAGGAAATTGCTGGTTTTGTCACGTTCAATGGCGGCTTCAGAGTCCGAAAAAAGCACTCCGGAGATATGGGGATTGCCGTAAGAAAAAAATATTGGGGAAAAGGAATCGGGAATCTTCTTGTGGAAGCTCTTATTGAATGGGCGAGAAATACGGAAACTGTTAGAAAGATCAACCTTTTGACCCGTACGGATAACACAACCGCGATAAGCTTGTATGAAAAATACGGTTTTATCAAAGAGGGCATTCTTACAAGGGATGTTTGTATCAATGGAGTGTTTTACGATTCTTTCAGCATGGGATTTTTCATCGATTGA
- a CDS encoding DUF4183 domain-containing protein, with amino-acid sequence MSTQLFKLVIDAATTTDTTINPAIEKYFYELREDERTGGIVTIPATQFIDDDGNVMTGNLTPATADNGYYLLFINGVLQQSSLYTVSADGSQVVINDAATVPVGAPITLIVTNFAPVSDSDTTITT; translated from the coding sequence ATGAGTACCCAATTATTCAAGCTTGTCATCGACGCCGCTACTACAACCGATACAACGATTAATCCAGCCATTGAAAAATATTTTTATGAATTGAGAGAAGATGAAAGAACCGGCGGAATTGTTACTATTCCGGCTACTCAATTTATAGATGATGACGGCAATGTCATGACAGGCAATCTTACCCCTGCGACTGCAGACAACGGATATTATCTCTTGTTTATAAACGGTGTATTGCAGCAATCCAGTTTATATACTGTCAGTGCTGACGGTTCGCAGGTTGTTATCAATGATGCTGCTACAGTTCCTGTCGGTGCACCGATTACCTTGATCGTAACCAACTTCGCTCCTGTTTCTGATTCTGATACTACAATTACAACCTAA
- a CDS encoding DUF4183 domain-containing protein — protein MFNERTHFDSAERLLHADVYQYNALSDGVKKLYTNQDELTEYGTRGILNPKQVSYFNLFINGLLQPRVNYEIQEGLLLLKTDDVPLKDSTIIIVFVTFKDEEWAELNSALVEGIIPSGQIRGGPVTDRDIKIRDTTYSYLKMENLRVSGPEFISAENAAHWEFSLTISNTGNIPIRDIVVTDTILLDLIAKIENLSLSQGHILINHERITWFIDQLNPRDSATASFKAEGLFQAAGIRFLSRGFAAGNSSSGAITTDIVGGEAIKVSRGLEITQTIIGGPVQVNAGKSNIWRVELKLANLSADNATDILVTDALLTENTHVKVVSLSGGTAQAINNDILWRIDELKALETAVLSIDITGSFAREGLSSLGTASGMGNIPAGKLFTNRSQDFQIVVFPAANPAEEGLLLQVTVLNNPLTCSLGIAKKWRFSLEITNLTSEVITHIIAIAYLLFDEADDIRTASVSSGEISISPGTIVWNLEELLPGETLRAVFEAEGIFRTAGLRSLCRGIATGWSSNSCLISGIAAGASFRVLEYVKACVIVDKVFSQYQLRHCFEDIVVDLPGGFQSILFKPGFITENSLKINAIKDRVHFRRVQFLLKIPFEIVTADNTRSKGSLPDIVSDIIMFMPETRDEFSYSIAVETRSKLLNTPKSCDGRLHFSVGVFMLIRAVGKVSLQIPSYGFFPELPEWEEAFVHADFYPPLPEHWPQNTRVKATVKARVTSRIPCPQIFGSLTIEKYIVSGPLEVPPHGVLTWTTEIRVSNNGYGPVSKVLLTDTLLLDTLLNLNILSLSQGTVSPKGSQIIWDIGTLNANNTIVLSAEITGSFKAEDHLLKGEKSQYNAISDGVRTSFTNADELTIYGDNGIPNPAEVSFFNLYVNGVLQPQINYTVAEGLLTLTTQSPPSTGVPIILESLIIKNKNDILLQAAIYQFNAFAGGERVYTNEDEIMMYGDEGILDPRQTSYQMLFINGVIQPEKNYTLQKGLLILEVACLPKPGVPISIQFVSLSSAGLGLVTL, from the coding sequence GTGTTTAATGAAAGAACTCATTTCGATTCCGCAGAAAGACTGCTGCACGCCGATGTTTATCAATACAACGCCTTGTCTGACGGGGTAAAGAAGCTCTATACCAACCAGGATGAATTAACGGAATACGGCACCAGAGGTATCCTCAATCCTAAGCAAGTGTCCTATTTTAACTTGTTTATTAATGGATTATTGCAGCCCCGGGTTAACTATGAAATTCAGGAAGGTCTTCTTCTCCTCAAAACTGACGATGTCCCTTTAAAGGACTCGACTATTATCATTGTCTTTGTCACTTTTAAGGATGAAGAATGGGCTGAACTTAATTCGGCTCTGGTTGAAGGAATCATCCCTTCCGGGCAGATAAGGGGCGGTCCTGTCACAGATAGGGATATCAAAATCAGGGATACCACTTACTCTTATCTGAAAATGGAAAACCTTCGTGTCTCCGGACCGGAATTTATCTCTGCAGAGAATGCTGCCCATTGGGAATTCAGCCTAACAATCTCTAATACCGGTAATATCCCCATCCGGGATATCGTCGTCACAGACACGATTCTCTTAGATCTTATTGCAAAGATAGAAAACCTCTCTCTATCCCAGGGCCATATTCTTATCAATCATGAACGTATCACCTGGTTTATTGATCAATTAAATCCCAGGGACTCGGCCACTGCCAGCTTTAAAGCAGAGGGTCTGTTTCAGGCCGCCGGTATCCGCTTTCTCAGCAGAGGGTTTGCCGCAGGAAACAGTTCGTCAGGCGCCATAACCACGGATATTGTGGGCGGGGAGGCAATCAAGGTCAGTCGGGGGCTGGAGATTACTCAAACCATTATAGGGGGTCCTGTCCAAGTAAATGCCGGTAAAAGCAACATCTGGAGAGTGGAACTAAAGCTGGCTAATTTGAGTGCTGACAATGCAACGGATATTCTGGTGACCGATGCTTTATTGACGGAGAACACCCATGTTAAAGTGGTCAGTCTCTCCGGGGGTACTGCCCAGGCTATAAATAATGACATTCTTTGGCGTATTGATGAGCTGAAAGCTTTGGAAACGGCCGTTCTCAGCATCGATATCACCGGGTCCTTTGCCCGGGAAGGATTGAGCTCCTTAGGCACTGCATCAGGGATGGGCAATATCCCGGCGGGCAAACTATTCACCAATCGCTCTCAGGACTTTCAAATCGTGGTCTTTCCGGCAGCCAACCCGGCAGAAGAGGGTTTACTGCTGCAGGTCACTGTCTTAAATAACCCTTTAACCTGTTCCTTGGGGATCGCCAAAAAATGGCGTTTCTCTTTAGAAATCACAAACCTTACCTCTGAAGTTATCACTCATATCATCGCAATCGCTTATCTCCTCTTTGATGAAGCCGATGATATCCGAACTGCTTCCGTATCTTCGGGAGAAATCTCCATCTCCCCCGGTACTATTGTCTGGAATCTCGAAGAGCTTTTACCCGGAGAGACCTTACGGGCGGTTTTTGAAGCTGAAGGTATTTTCCGCACTGCCGGACTCCGTTCCCTCTGCAGAGGGATTGCCACGGGATGGAGCTCAAATTCCTGCCTGATATCAGGCATTGCTGCCGGAGCCTCGTTCCGTGTTTTAGAATATGTCAAGGCTTGTGTGATTGTGGACAAAGTTTTTTCCCAGTATCAGCTGAGACATTGTTTTGAAGATATCGTTGTCGATCTTCCCGGCGGCTTTCAGAGTATTCTCTTTAAACCGGGCTTTATTACAGAAAACAGCCTAAAGATAAACGCTATAAAGGATAGGGTTCATTTCAGGCGAGTTCAATTCCTCCTGAAAATACCCTTTGAGATCGTCACTGCCGATAATACCCGAAGCAAAGGCAGCTTACCCGATATCGTCAGCGACATCATTATGTTTATGCCGGAAACCAGAGATGAGTTTTCCTACAGTATTGCCGTGGAAACCCGTTCAAAGCTTCTCAACACTCCCAAAAGCTGTGACGGACGCCTGCATTTTTCTGTCGGTGTCTTTATGCTTATCCGGGCCGTGGGCAAGGTATCCTTACAAATACCCAGCTATGGATTTTTTCCCGAACTGCCTGAGTGGGAAGAGGCCTTTGTTCATGCTGATTTCTATCCGCCGCTGCCTGAGCATTGGCCGCAAAACACCCGTGTAAAGGCAACGGTTAAAGCCCGGGTTACGAGCCGCATCCCCTGTCCCCAAATCTTCGGCAGCCTGACGATTGAAAAATACATTGTCTCAGGACCTCTGGAAGTGCCGCCCCATGGGGTGCTTACCTGGACAACAGAAATCAGAGTATCGAATAATGGCTATGGTCCGGTCAGCAAGGTTCTCCTGACGGATACCTTACTGTTGGATACTTTGCTTAATCTGAATATCCTGAGCCTTTCCCAAGGCACCGTCTCCCCAAAGGGCAGTCAAATTATCTGGGATATCGGGACTTTAAATGCCAATAACACCATTGTTTTGAGCGCGGAAATCACAGGCTCTTTTAAGGCTGAAGATCATCTTCTTAAGGGAGAGAAGTCTCAATACAATGCTATTTCCGATGGAGTCAGGACATCCTTTACGAATGCTGACGAGTTAACTATCTACGGTGATAACGGTATCCCCAATCCTGCTGAAGTCTCTTTCTTTAACCTCTATGTTAATGGGGTACTGCAGCCTCAGATCAATTATACCGTAGCGGAAGGGCTTTTAACTTTAACAACCCAAAGCCCTCCGTCAACGGGAGTGCCCATTATTCTTGAATCCTTAATCATAAAGAATAAAAACGATATCCTTTTGCAGGCGGCAATCTATCAATTCAATGCCTTTGCCGGCGGGGAAAGAGTGTATACGAATGAGGATGAAATAATGATGTATGGAGATGAGGGAATACTTGACCCCCGGCAAACTTCTTATCAAATGCTGTTTATCAATGGAGTTATTCAGCCTGAAAAAAATTATACCCTCCAAAAAGGACTCCTTATCCTGGAAGTTGCGTGCCTGCCAAAGCCTGGAGTACCTATATCCATCCAGTTTGTTTCTTTATCCTCTGCCGGCCTTGGCCTGGTCACGCTATAA